One genomic window of Spirochaetota bacterium includes the following:
- a CDS encoding Gfo/Idh/MocA family oxidoreductase, which translates to MNRTGAISIGIAGIGRAGWGMHCNELKGREGKFTIRAACDIDEARLAKMKERYSCVTYTSFDEMINDKNIELIDIATLSPDHTPMALKALAAGKYVFLEKPIALTYKDALRLKAASMKYRKKLYCRHNRRFEAPFVHIREIIASGLLGDVYEIKLRRHGYSRRDDWQTHIASGGGQLNNWGPHIIDHALRFLESPVATIWGDLKKVAAVGDAEDHLKIVLTGKNGRIVDLEISGGAAIIEPEYIIFGSKGALTCTGNEIRMKYLDPAVTLPPRKAVKASPPMEGSFGNPDVLTWKEETIQASPAQPSNTDHIWDHLHASIREGKKFPITMDEAVEVVRVADIVKRGTAFTAKK; encoded by the coding sequence ATGAATCGCACAGGAGCAATTTCTATCGGCATCGCGGGCATCGGCCGCGCGGGCTGGGGCATGCACTGCAATGAGCTCAAGGGGCGCGAAGGAAAATTCACCATCCGTGCGGCATGCGATATCGACGAGGCGCGGCTGGCGAAAATGAAAGAGCGATACAGCTGCGTGACATATACGAGCTTTGATGAGATGATAAATGATAAGAACATCGAGCTTATCGATATCGCCACGCTCTCGCCCGATCACACGCCGATGGCGCTCAAGGCGCTCGCCGCGGGGAAATATGTCTTCCTCGAAAAGCCCATTGCGCTCACGTACAAGGATGCGCTCAGGCTCAAAGCGGCATCGATGAAGTACAGAAAAAAACTTTATTGCCGTCATAATCGCCGGTTCGAAGCGCCGTTCGTGCATATCAGAGAGATCATCGCTTCCGGATTGCTTGGCGATGTCTACGAGATAAAGCTTCGCCGTCACGGTTATTCGCGGCGCGACGACTGGCAGACGCATATCGCATCCGGCGGCGGGCAGCTCAACAACTGGGGACCGCATATCATCGATCATGCGCTCCGCTTCCTCGAGTCGCCGGTCGCGACAATATGGGGTGATCTGAAAAAAGTGGCCGCTGTCGGCGATGCCGAGGATCATCTCAAGATAGTGCTCACCGGAAAGAACGGACGCATTGTCGATCTTGAGATAAGCGGCGGTGCGGCGATAATCGAGCCGGAATATATAATTTTCGGATCGAAGGGTGCGCTTACCTGTACCGGCAACGAGATCAGGATGAAATATCTCGACCCCGCGGTAACACTTCCCCCGCGAAAAGCTGTAAAAGCGTCTCCGCCCATGGAAGGAAGCTTCGGTAACCCCGATGTGCTCACGTGGAAAGAAGAGACGATACAGGCCTCGCCGGCTCAACCGAGCAATACCGACCACATCTGGGACCATCTCCATGCCTCCATTCGCGAAGGGAAGAAATTCCCGATAACGATGGACGAAGCGGTGGAGGTCGTTCGCGTAGCGGACATCGTAAAACGGGGAACGGCATTCACCGCGAAAAAATAG
- a CDS encoding sigma 54-interacting transcriptional regulator → MNASDASSFGALDGFPTLGFYSLDEQLTIRSWNDAMVLLTGIARDDAVGRSYRILRYFVSPSAESEVDLADCMKENEPGTKSFYLMIREGDLCPVMLHSDAVAGRRRIMVLDIRDVNVCTSVKTAVADAPSSYSGIYGKAPAMHAVFRQISLAAESMANVLITGESGTGKELAARAIHDRSPRRTTPFVAVSCASLAESVLESELFGHVHGAFTGAIRDKKGKFELAHGGTIFLDEIGEISPATQVKLLRVIQERMIERVGGTDSIPVDMRIIAATNRDLPAYVTQRNFREDLFYRLAVFPIHMPPLRTRMNDIPLLCDAFIKKHAARSGKNIQGCTPRAMRVLMAHTWPGNVRELENTIEYAFVVAAGASIDALDLPPSISAAEHTPEQKPREAKRSLVSKDDIVRILAAHGGNRSAAAREIGISRVALWQKMKKLGLS, encoded by the coding sequence ATGAACGCATCTGATGCATCATCATTCGGAGCGCTTGATGGTTTTCCCACGCTCGGTTTTTATTCACTTGATGAACAATTGACGATACGGAGCTGGAACGATGCGATGGTGCTCCTGACAGGTATAGCCCGCGACGATGCCGTCGGAAGATCATATCGCATTCTGCGGTACTTCGTTTCACCGTCCGCGGAAAGCGAGGTCGATCTCGCCGACTGCATGAAGGAAAACGAACCCGGCACGAAGAGCTTCTATCTCATGATACGAGAGGGCGATCTCTGCCCGGTCATGCTCCACAGCGATGCGGTTGCCGGCCGCCGCCGTATCATGGTCCTCGATATACGCGATGTGAACGTCTGCACGTCGGTGAAGACCGCCGTTGCCGATGCACCGTCGTCATATTCCGGCATCTATGGAAAAGCGCCTGCAATGCATGCGGTGTTCCGCCAGATATCGCTTGCCGCAGAATCGATGGCGAACGTTCTCATAACCGGGGAAAGCGGTACCGGCAAAGAGCTCGCTGCCCGGGCGATTCATGACCGCTCGCCGCGAAGGACCACGCCGTTCGTGGCGGTATCCTGTGCATCGCTCGCCGAGAGCGTCCTCGAAAGCGAGCTCTTCGGCCACGTACACGGTGCATTCACCGGCGCCATACGGGATAAAAAAGGGAAATTCGAGCTTGCGCACGGCGGCACGATATTCCTCGACGAGATCGGTGAGATATCACCGGCAACGCAGGTGAAGCTCCTTCGCGTCATTCAGGAACGGATGATCGAACGTGTCGGCGGCACCGACAGCATTCCCGTCGATATGCGCATCATAGCAGCGACGAATCGTGATCTCCCTGCGTACGTTACACAAAGGAATTTCCGTGAGGACCTTTTCTATCGCCTTGCGGTGTTCCCGATACACATGCCGCCCCTGCGTACGCGCATGAACGATATACCGCTCTTATGCGATGCGTTCATAAAGAAACATGCCGCCCGTTCGGGTAAGAACATACAAGGGTGTACACCCCGCGCCATGCGCGTGCTCATGGCACATACGTGGCCGGGTAATGTGCGCGAGCTTGAAAATACCATCGAGTATGCGTTCGTTGTCGCCGCAGGGGCATCCATTGACGCGCTCGATCTCCCGCCATCGATATCCGCCGCCGAACACACGCCGGAACAGAAACCCCGGGAGGCGAAGCGCTCACTGGTGAGCAAAGATGATATTGTGCGTATACTCGCCGCGCACGGGGGCAACAGGAGCGCCGCCGCGCGGGAAATAGGCATCAGCCGCGTGGCGCTCTGGCAGAAAATGAAGAAGCTCGGTCTGTCCTGA
- a CDS encoding glutaredoxin domain-containing protein — MSVTVYSTPSCGYCTMAKNYLRSKGIPYTDVNVAADRAKAEEMVRKTNQYGVPVLEINGSIVVGFDRPRIDALIGR, encoded by the coding sequence ATGTCGGTCACTGTATATTCAACTCCGAGCTGCGGTTATTGCACCATGGCGAAGAATTATCTGCGTTCCAAAGGCATTCCGTACACGGATGTTAACGTAGCCGCGGACCGTGCGAAGGCGGAAGAGATGGTACGCAAGACAAATCAATACGGCGTGCCGGTGCTTGAAATAAACGGGAGCATCGTCGTCGGTTTCGACAGGCCGCGCATCGATGCGCTCATAGGACGGTAG
- a CDS encoding 4Fe-4S binding protein, whose product MVSIIAARCPQNHPCPSVHVCPTGALTQKGYGLPEVDEEKCTDCGQCISFCPRGAFKPAAAGVLR is encoded by the coding sequence ATGGTCTCAATAATTGCAGCACGCTGCCCGCAGAACCATCCCTGTCCGTCGGTACATGTATGCCCGACGGGGGCGCTCACGCAGAAGGGTTATGGTCTGCCGGAGGTTGACGAAGAGAAATGTACCGACTGCGGACAATGCATATCGTTCTGCCCGCGCGGGGCTTTCAAACCGGCAGCGGCGGGGGTTCTGCGATGA
- a CDS encoding DUF6132 family protein has protein sequence MRIIKTAAFIVIGGVLGFAYYKLVGCRTGTCPITSNPYISMIYGAVLGGLASGITAPS, from the coding sequence ATGCGTATAATAAAAACCGCCGCGTTCATAGTCATCGGCGGCGTACTTGGATTTGCCTATTACAAACTCGTAGGCTGTCGGACGGGCACCTGTCCGATAACGTCCAATCCCTATATATCGATGATCTATGGGGCCGTTCTCGGCGGATTGGCAAGCGGGATCACAGCCCCATCATGA
- a CDS encoding alpha/beta fold hydrolase, producing the protein MPLIDKPLPELYKYTGRNPRPDDLDQFWDRSLAEMHAIDPKVELKPAEFSAPNAECFDMYFTGVLGARVYAKLLRPKNPAKKHPAVVLFHGYSGSSGDWHDKLAYVGQGYTVAALDCRGQGGRSEDVGGIKGTTQNGHIIRGLNDSPDKLLFRAIYLDTAQLVRIVMNMDDVDEKRVGVFGGSQGGGLTLACASLEPRVKRAAPTFPFLCDYKRVWEMDQAANAYAELKTFFRNFDPRHEREDEIFTRLGYIDVQFLTPRIKAEVLMGVGLMDAVCPPSTQFAAYNRITSKKDLVIYPDFGHEGLPGFSDKVFAFMMGL; encoded by the coding sequence ATGCCGTTGATAGACAAACCGCTTCCCGAATTATACAAATACACCGGCCGCAATCCGCGCCCGGACGATCTCGATCAGTTCTGGGACAGATCGCTCGCCGAGATGCATGCTATCGACCCAAAGGTGGAATTGAAGCCGGCTGAATTCTCCGCACCGAACGCGGAATGCTTCGATATGTATTTCACCGGTGTGCTCGGCGCGCGCGTATACGCGAAGCTCCTGCGCCCGAAGAACCCCGCCAAGAAGCATCCTGCTGTTGTCCTCTTTCACGGATACAGCGGCAGCTCCGGCGACTGGCACGACAAGCTCGCCTATGTCGGGCAGGGCTATACGGTCGCAGCGCTCGATTGCCGAGGTCAGGGCGGACGATCGGAGGATGTCGGCGGCATCAAAGGCACGACGCAGAACGGCCACATCATACGCGGTCTTAACGACAGTCCCGATAAGCTCCTCTTTCGCGCCATCTATCTCGATACGGCACAACTCGTACGCATCGTCATGAACATGGACGATGTTGATGAGAAGCGCGTGGGCGTGTTCGGCGGCTCGCAGGGCGGCGGACTTACGCTCGCATGCGCATCGCTTGAGCCGCGGGTAAAACGCGCAGCGCCGACATTCCCCTTCCTTTGCGATTACAAGCGCGTATGGGAGATGGACCAGGCCGCCAATGCGTACGCTGAACTGAAGACGTTCTTCCGCAATTTCGATCCGCGCCATGAGCGTGAGGACGAGATATTCACCCGCTTAGGCTACATCGACGTGCAATTCCTCACACCGCGGATCAAAGCGGAAGTGCTCATGGGCGTGGGGCTCATGGATGCCGTCTGTCCGCCGTCGACGCAGTTCGCCGCGTATAACCGCATCACCTCGAAAAAAGACCTTGTCATCTATCCGGATTTCGGCCACGAGGGCCTGCCCGGATTTTCCGATAAGGTCTTTGCGTTCATGATGGGGCTGTGA
- a CDS encoding cyclic nucleotide-binding domain-containing protein, giving the protein MFSTFPFNNPGFQSFAWGVISAISLPLGTLTILVWKPGPKAVAFLMAFGGGALLSALTIDLVGAAIKAGHFIPLAIGCAGGGVLFEVLNQLLNKQGGFLRKSSTTLNYLKIKKSRQFKRIFRELSRIPIFHELPPEEIKLLAPYITDSRYPKGVSIFKQGEKGDSLFIIEKGIVDVWDDKSKKRISRLTDNDIVGEIAIITGATRTATARTVTDTNMWVIQKTDFEKVLAQSPRLSQVMKDLIQGRLKRLEKVMAIDPKKARRWAATVIRNIDERAMLPTNHEIQKAAAENKGAPLAIWLGILLDGIPESLVIGASLIHSSISFSLIAGLFLSNYPEALSSSMGMKEQGKSFPRILLMWSSLVLITGIGAFFGNMLFAHTPHFLFAFIEGLAAGAMLTMIAETMLPEAFHKGGSIIGLATLFGFLSALFFKMI; this is encoded by the coding sequence ATGTTTTCGACATTCCCGTTCAATAATCCCGGGTTCCAGTCATTTGCATGGGGCGTCATAAGCGCCATTTCACTGCCGCTCGGGACGCTCACCATCCTTGTCTGGAAGCCCGGGCCGAAAGCGGTCGCTTTCCTCATGGCGTTCGGCGGCGGGGCGCTTCTTTCCGCGCTGACGATAGATCTTGTCGGCGCGGCGATAAAAGCAGGGCATTTCATCCCATTGGCCATCGGCTGTGCCGGCGGCGGTGTGCTTTTTGAGGTCTTAAACCAGCTGCTCAATAAACAGGGCGGTTTTCTGCGTAAATCATCCACAACGCTGAATTATCTGAAAATAAAAAAGTCACGGCAATTCAAGCGCATATTCCGGGAATTGAGCCGCATCCCGATATTCCATGAGCTTCCCCCGGAAGAAATAAAGCTTTTAGCACCCTATATAACCGATTCACGATATCCGAAAGGTGTTTCAATATTCAAACAGGGGGAGAAAGGCGACAGCCTGTTCATCATCGAAAAGGGGATCGTGGATGTATGGGACGATAAGAGTAAGAAGCGAATATCGCGTCTTACTGATAACGATATCGTGGGCGAGATAGCGATCATTACCGGCGCGACAAGAACAGCCACGGCACGTACCGTGACCGATACGAACATGTGGGTGATACAGAAGACCGATTTTGAGAAGGTGCTGGCGCAGTCCCCGCGCTTATCCCAGGTCATGAAGGATCTTATACAGGGCCGGCTCAAGCGATTGGAAAAGGTCATGGCCATTGATCCGAAGAAAGCGCGCCGCTGGGCCGCAACGGTGATCAGGAACATCGATGAGCGGGCGATGCTGCCGACGAACCATGAGATACAAAAAGCTGCCGCGGAGAATAAAGGCGCACCGCTGGCGATATGGCTCGGGATACTGCTTGACGGAATACCGGAGTCGCTTGTCATCGGCGCGAGTCTCATCCATTCATCGATAAGCTTTTCCCTGATAGCCGGTCTTTTTCTGTCGAATTATCCGGAGGCGCTTTCCAGTTCCATGGGCATGAAGGAGCAGGGCAAATCGTTCCCGCGTATCCTGCTGATGTGGAGCTCGCTTGTGCTTATCACCGGCATCGGCGCATTTTTCGGGAACATGCTCTTCGCGCATACGCCGCACTTTCTTTTCGCCTTCATCGAAGGACTTGCTGCGGGGGCGATGCTCACGATGATAGCAGAAACGATGCTCCCGGAGGCGTTCCATAAGGGCGGGTCCATCATCGGCCTGGCGACACTGTTCGGCTTCCTCTCCGCGCTGTTCTTCAAGATGATATGA
- a CDS encoding asparagine synthetase B, with amino-acid sequence MVFAFLLLLSPLYPQYLLVPMDEAQTDHLKAYGLAYTVLAAGEKAEWLLNYRAGAFLFRESAAFYAKARVNGIAVMRISESDAAAIYRTMEQNNMERIVLEKAPKVAVYTPEWTAPWDDAVTLALVYADIPYTKLWDREVLLGKLSEYDWLHLHHEDFTGQFSRFFYSHAAAPWYQKQVSLFTKLAKEAGFASVREHKGAVARGIQNYVANGGFLFAMCAAVETIDIALALYGTDFIPPEIDGTPQTADWEKRIDHKKTFAFEGFTVNETPYLNPFSDIDFNWVNAPNRVPMTDFELFPFSAKIDPVPAMLNQNHESVIRGFFGITSTFRRKHIKDSITILADTPKSDSVRYLHGNFGKGSFTFYGGHDPEDPNHYIEDSPTDLSLHRNSPGYRLILNNILFPAAKKEKKKT; translated from the coding sequence ATGGTTTTTGCATTCCTTCTCCTTCTTTCCCCCCTCTACCCGCAGTATCTCCTCGTCCCCATGGACGAAGCGCAGACCGATCATCTCAAAGCGTATGGACTCGCCTATACCGTGCTTGCCGCAGGCGAGAAGGCGGAGTGGCTGCTCAATTATCGCGCGGGGGCGTTCCTCTTCCGCGAATCTGCGGCATTTTATGCAAAAGCACGTGTGAACGGCATTGCCGTCATGCGCATATCCGAAAGCGATGCCGCGGCGATATACCGCACGATGGAACAGAACAACATGGAGCGCATCGTGCTCGAGAAGGCGCCGAAGGTCGCGGTGTATACGCCCGAATGGACGGCGCCGTGGGATGATGCGGTAACGCTTGCGCTTGTCTATGCCGACATACCGTACACCAAGCTCTGGGACAGGGAGGTGCTCCTGGGGAAGCTTTCCGAATACGACTGGCTGCATCTGCATCACGAGGATTTTACGGGACAGTTCAGCCGATTCTTCTACTCACATGCCGCCGCCCCCTGGTATCAGAAACAGGTGTCGCTTTTCACCAAGCTCGCGAAAGAAGCGGGCTTCGCATCGGTGCGCGAACACAAGGGAGCGGTCGCGCGCGGCATACAGAACTATGTCGCCAACGGCGGTTTCCTGTTCGCCATGTGCGCCGCCGTGGAAACTATCGACATAGCACTTGCGCTGTACGGGACGGATTTCATCCCGCCGGAGATAGACGGCACGCCGCAGACCGCCGACTGGGAAAAGAGGATCGATCATAAAAAGACATTCGCCTTCGAGGGGTTCACCGTCAATGAAACGCCGTATCTCAACCCGTTCTCCGATATCGATTTCAACTGGGTGAACGCCCCCAACCGCGTCCCCATGACCGATTTCGAGCTTTTCCCGTTCTCGGCGAAGATCGACCCCGTGCCGGCAATGCTCAATCAGAACCATGAAAGCGTCATACGCGGTTTCTTCGGCATCACATCAACGTTCCGCCGAAAGCATATCAAGGACAGCATAACCATTCTCGCCGATACGCCGAAAAGCGATTCAGTCAGATATCTGCACGGCAATTTCGGGAAGGGGAGCTTCACGTTCTACGGCGGGCATGACCCTGAGGACCCCAATCACTACATCGAGGATTCGCCGACGGACCTTTCGCTTCATAGAAATTCACCGGGGTATCGATTGATACTCAACAATATACTTTTCCCTGCGGCGAAGAAGGAAAAGAAGAAGACCTGA
- a CDS encoding hexokinase has translation MKKRPAKKARATTKAKSVTPETRVSRFLTRHGANYRDIDIDTWTKRFCSEMENGLAGKKSSLKMIPTYIEVDTEHELPVDKKVIVLDAGGTNFRVSTVRFDASRNPVVENFTTHRMPGIERELAKDEFYAAMSAHVRAVADVSDSISFCFSYPVEMFPSKDGKLMHWTKEVKAKAVEGSFIGEGLTAALAANGASKKNIVILNDTVATLLAGRSVSGARQYGSYIGFILGTGTNTSYVEANRNITKVKGLDAKRSQCINIEMGGMNVLPHGDLDDALDATTQDKGNYRLEKIVSGRYLGPLALLAVHAACREGLFSPAAATLLSSLTALETKDINDFISMPNDTEYSLSRLVMGDDARTLWHLFDMLVSRSAAITAINLASVVIRSGAGTDPLAPVGITAEGTTFHRLAGLKQKTERFLGAYLREKKGIYYDILTVENATLIGTAVAGLMN, from the coding sequence ATGAAGAAACGACCGGCAAAGAAAGCACGTGCGACGACGAAAGCGAAATCCGTTACGCCTGAAACGCGTGTATCGCGATTCCTCACGAGGCACGGCGCGAACTATCGTGATATCGATATCGATACATGGACGAAGCGGTTCTGCTCCGAGATGGAGAACGGTCTTGCCGGGAAGAAAAGCTCGCTTAAGATGATACCGACCTATATCGAGGTCGATACCGAGCATGAACTCCCTGTCGACAAGAAGGTCATAGTGCTCGATGCGGGCGGTACGAATTTCCGCGTATCAACGGTGCGATTCGATGCATCGAGGAATCCGGTGGTGGAGAATTTCACCACGCATCGCATGCCGGGTATCGAGCGTGAGCTTGCCAAGGATGAATTCTACGCTGCCATGTCCGCCCATGTCCGCGCGGTGGCCGATGTTTCCGATTCCATCAGTTTCTGCTTCTCCTACCCCGTCGAGATGTTCCCGTCGAAGGACGGCAAGCTCATGCATTGGACGAAGGAAGTAAAAGCAAAAGCGGTAGAGGGGAGTTTCATCGGCGAGGGGCTTACGGCCGCGCTCGCCGCGAACGGGGCGTCGAAAAAGAACATCGTCATACTCAATGATACGGTCGCAACCCTTCTTGCCGGGCGTTCGGTCTCCGGTGCGCGTCAGTACGGGAGCTATATCGGCTTCATTCTTGGTACCGGCACCAATACGAGCTATGTAGAAGCGAACAGGAATATCACCAAGGTCAAAGGTCTCGATGCAAAGCGTTCGCAGTGCATCAATATCGAGATGGGCGGTATGAACGTGCTCCCGCATGGTGATCTCGATGATGCGCTCGATGCGACGACGCAGGACAAAGGGAATTATCGACTTGAGAAGATAGTGTCCGGGCGCTATCTCGGGCCGCTCGCCCTTCTTGCCGTGCATGCCGCATGCCGCGAGGGATTGTTCTCTCCCGCCGCGGCCACGCTTCTTTCATCGCTCACCGCTCTCGAAACGAAGGACATCAATGACTTTATCAGCATGCCCAATGACACAGAGTATTCGCTCTCCCGCCTCGTCATGGGTGACGACGCGCGTACGCTCTGGCATCTCTTTGACATGCTCGTCTCGCGTTCCGCTGCTATCACTGCTATCAATCTCGCATCCGTTGTCATACGCTCGGGGGCCGGCACCGATCCGCTCGCGCCGGTGGGCATAACCGCCGAAGGGACGACTTTCCATCGCCTTGCGGGTCTCAAACAGAAGACCGAGCGATTTCTCGGTGCGTATCTCCGGGAGAAGAAGGGCATCTATTATGACATCCTCACCGTTGAGAATGCGACGCTAATCGGAACGGCCGTCGCGGGATTGATGAATTAG
- the ilvC gene encoding ketol-acid reductoisomerase has protein sequence MKIYYDNDANLDILKGKTIAIIGYGSQGHAQAQNLRDSGLTVIIAEVAGTPNFERAKKDGFSPMSASDAASKADIIHILLPDQVQKKVYEAEIKQHMKPGKSIGFSHGFNIHFKRIAAPDGVDVIMIAPKGPGHTLRREYVNGSGIPCLIAIEKDASGKAKDIALAYAKGLGGTRAGVIETSFKEETETDLFGEQVVLCGGLADLIIKGYETLVEAGYAPEMAYFECLHETKLIVDLIYAGGIADMYYSVSDTAEYGGYKIGPRIINEKTKDEMRKVLKEIQSGAFAKQWIEECDKGYPEFKKLREKYQKHDIETVGKKLRDMMSFIKKDKLVEAH, from the coding sequence ATGAAGATCTATTACGACAATGATGCCAACCTTGACATACTCAAAGGTAAGACCATTGCGATAATCGGCTACGGCTCACAGGGTCATGCGCAGGCGCAGAACCTCCGCGATTCCGGCCTCACCGTCATCATCGCCGAGGTCGCCGGCACGCCCAACTTCGAGCGGGCCAAAAAAGACGGCTTTTCGCCGATGAGCGCGTCCGATGCCGCTTCGAAAGCGGACATAATACACATACTCCTTCCCGACCAGGTGCAGAAAAAGGTCTATGAAGCCGAGATCAAACAGCATATGAAGCCGGGCAAGTCCATCGGCTTCTCGCACGGATTCAATATCCACTTCAAACGCATCGCTGCCCCGGACGGCGTCGATGTCATCATGATAGCCCCCAAGGGTCCGGGACACACGCTTCGCCGCGAATACGTCAACGGCTCGGGCATACCGTGTCTTATCGCCATTGAAAAGGACGCGAGCGGCAAGGCAAAGGATATCGCCCTTGCATACGCGAAGGGACTGGGCGGAACGCGCGCCGGCGTCATCGAAACATCGTTCAAGGAAGAGACCGAGACCGACCTTTTCGGCGAACAAGTCGTGCTCTGCGGCGGTCTTGCCGACCTTATCATCAAGGGCTATGAGACCCTCGTTGAAGCCGGCTATGCCCCGGAAATGGCGTATTTCGAATGCCTCCATGAAACGAAGCTCATCGTCGACCTTATCTATGCCGGCGGCATCGCCGATATGTACTACTCTGTGTCCGACACGGCCGAGTACGGCGGATACAAGATCGGTCCGCGTATCATCAACGAGAAAACGAAGGATGAGATGCGCAAGGTGTTGAAAGAGATCCAAAGCGGCGCGTTCGCGAAGCAGTGGATCGAGGAATGCGACAAGGGTTATCCGGAATTCAAGAAACTGCGCGAGAAGTATCAGAAGCATGACATCGAGACCGTGGGCAAGAAGCTCCGCGATATGATGTCGTTCATCAAGAAGGACAAGCTCGTCGAAGCGCATTGA
- a CDS encoding late competence development ComFB family protein: MRYIVNLLEDIVEKCTDEYLKDAGVSVDSSVKYDIIVYTLNKLLPQYVVSARGKLHSIKNNENVQHIADIYHCIHEGYEVVQKRRGYSTRETLPIIPEDGLYCVYPEVMGTVFNGKSFMRLSRGTVSMLENEDLIAPYNGNFPNPYSISEKTSGRYMFRFKPRRVYTEALVMAVLTLRIESHGFEPHISHVKLPISPVQCTRSEVPGFTTHIVNDIYLTD; the protein is encoded by the coding sequence ATGCGTTATATCGTCAATCTCCTCGAAGATATCGTCGAAAAATGCACGGATGAGTACCTCAAGGATGCCGGTGTCTCCGTAGATTCAAGCGTTAAATACGATATCATCGTATACACGCTCAACAAACTGCTTCCGCAGTACGTAGTAAGCGCGCGCGGCAAGCTCCATTCGATAAAGAACAACGAGAACGTACAGCACATCGCCGATATCTATCACTGCATACACGAAGGGTATGAGGTCGTACAGAAACGGCGCGGGTATTCGACGCGCGAGACGCTCCCGATAATCCCCGAAGACGGGCTCTATTGTGTGTACCCCGAGGTCATGGGCACCGTGTTCAACGGGAAAAGCTTCATGCGCCTTTCACGCGGCACGGTGAGCATGCTCGAGAACGAGGACCTCATCGCCCCCTACAACGGGAATTTCCCGAACCCCTATTCGATATCGGAAAAAACGAGCGGCCGCTACATGTTCCGGTTCAAGCCCAGGCGCGTGTACACCGAAGCGCTTGTCATGGCGGTGCTCACGCTTCGTATCGAAAGCCACGGGTTCGAACCGCATATCTCGCATGTGAAACTGCCGATAAGCCCGGTGCAATGCACGCGCAGCGAAGTGCCGGGGTTCACCACGCATATCGTCAACGATATCTATCTCACGGACTGA
- a CDS encoding dihydroorotate dehydrogenase electron transfer subunit: protein MASRGVYTERITGVQKIGDDYRVITFNDAPLARTVKPGMFFTAACGGGTVLRRPFAFMDVSGDEIRALYRIVGTGTENLARLSVGDTLSIVAPLGTPFPLPTKDRRTILVTGGVGTPPMYLLAKHLSPRHEVHVFIGASTRSHLLFAEQFRKITPHVFCATDDGSYGEKGTVVDLLRKKFSLPLMSALVYACGPKPMLRALADFLAVNKLTGYFSLEALMGCGYGVCLGCAVTTKDGYKLCCSDGPVFKADEVIF from the coding sequence ATGGCTTCACGGGGCGTCTATACCGAACGGATCACCGGCGTACAGAAGATCGGCGATGATTACCGTGTGATCACATTCAATGATGCGCCACTCGCGAGAACGGTAAAACCGGGGATGTTCTTCACCGCAGCATGCGGCGGGGGCACGGTGCTCCGCCGGCCGTTCGCCTTCATGGATGTTTCCGGCGATGAGATACGTGCACTGTACCGCATCGTCGGCACGGGTACGGAGAACCTCGCGAGGCTCTCCGTCGGCGATACGCTTTCCATCGTCGCACCGCTCGGCACGCCATTTCCCCTGCCGACAAAGGACAGGCGCACGATACTGGTCACCGGCGGTGTCGGCACGCCGCCGATGTATCTCCTTGCGAAACATCTGTCACCGCGTCATGAGGTGCATGTGTTCATCGGCGCTTCAACGCGCTCGCACCTGCTCTTCGCCGAGCAGTTCAGGAAGATAACCCCGCATGTGTTCTGTGCCACCGACGACGGGAGCTACGGCGAAAAGGGCACGGTCGTCGATCTGCTCAGGAAGAAATTCTCCCTCCCGCTCATGAGCGCGCTCGTGTATGCCTGCGGGCCCAAGCCCATGCTCCGCGCGCTTGCCGACTTTCTCGCCGTCAATAAGCTCACCGGCTATTTCTCGCTTGAAGCGCTCATGGGCTGCGGCTACGGCGTCTGCCTCGGCTGTGCGGTGACGACCAAGGACGGCTATAAGCTCTGCTGTTCCGACGGCCCGGTGTTCAAAGCGGATGAAGTGATATTCTAG